The Amblyomma americanum isolate KBUSLIRL-KWMA chromosome 11, ASM5285725v1, whole genome shotgun sequence genome includes the window TCGAAAATTATATCCCTTTCCCAGGCTTCATCCTCAATGCGCTCAGCATGTGCACAAAAAATTTGCCAGTCTTCCTTTGACACATGTGCCAAAGCCTGAGGCAGAAGCTCCTCAACTTCAGCCAATGTgaaagctttgtttctttttgctacgAATCCTTTCACCATGCTCCACACCTGCTCAATCGGATTAAACTCGCAATGGTACGGAGGCAGACGCAACACTTCGTGGCCATGTTTTGCGGCAAGTGTGTCGATCGCATGCACAGTGTGTCCGCTCGTCGTTCTTTTGCACAAATCGAGCAACTCAGCTCGTACCATGTCTGTTGACCAGGATATACCCTTCCTTGTGAGCCATGCCTGGATTTCAATCTTCCGAGTTGATGTCGTTGGTGGCTTTTCGAGCGCAACACTAAGGTAAGGGGCATTATCCATAACAATAATGCTGCTGTTAGGAATGTTTGGCAGCAGTTTGCTTGAAAACCACTCCTCGAAGTACTTGCCGTCCATCTCGGAGTGGTAATCAGCTGAAGCGCCCTTCTTGGCTCTGAAGAAGTCGGCAGCACCGCTCACAAAGCCTGTGAGGCTACTGCCTGCATGAACGAGGATCAGGCGGCCTCCTTTCCCCGATGGCGCTGGCAGACCTGTAGTCAGGCCCCTAAGAAAGGCATCTTGCGATGACTTGACAGTGCTGTCCTTCCACACATGTTGCCTGGTGTGGCCAGCATTGACCCAAGCCTCATCGAGGTATACGATGCACCTGCACGGGGAGGCAGATAAAAATACCGATTGAGTTTTTATGGTGCACCTGCACGGGGCGGGGGGGCAGAACAAATATCGCTCGAGTTTTTGTTGTTATCAATGTATTCATCATAGAAATATAAAATGTCGCGTATGCAATTATTACAAACTTTTGAATGGCTATTAGAATATTCTTCAATTCGTCATTCGAACTGAATAGTGCCTACTGAAAACACAAATTATATATGTAATGCTTTCGAATAATCGGCACCAAGGTGCACGGACCCGGAGAATAGAACAAAGAGCGAGAAACTAATTCTTCTTTGCAACATCCGCGATTCAGTGTCATCGCTATTTGATtcgtcttttattttattttaaaaacagtaTTAATGATTTCACAAAATGAGTGCATGACGTACACAGCTAGGTGCGATGAAGGTAGGCAAATAATGTAAAAGTCGCTCTCTCaacgatcattaaaaacgaaGCGCTTACCTCCCTTGGCTCCGGAATGCTTTGATAGCTCTGAGATACCGGCGCCGCCAGGCTACTATGTCGGATCGCTCGATGAGTGCGAGAGTTCGTTTCCTTTTTTCGAACTTGAAGCCCATCTCTTTCAGCAACCTCCACAAGGTGGCTTTGCTCATATCCGGCAAATCGTCATCTCCGTTTACTTCATGCAGGATACTGTCCAAAGTCGGTATTTGTCTTTCGGCATACATACGATGCAACTTGAGCCGGATGGCGTTGACCGTAAAGCTGTCGTACTTCACACTGCGGGAGCTTGATATTGCCATCCTTTTCGGTCTTTTTTGCGGtgattttactccgccagaaagaccttctttcttaaacctcacaactgtccgagggctcactccggtcatctcgcccacaattgcgagaacgtcacgcacagtcttctcggggtggagcttccttatgcttgcgtagacattaactatcaccgccttgcagtctttagaaaactttggagacttcaccttgaaaaagaggcgaacaggagatgttttcgaagtcgaagcgggggaagaaaacaagcgagcaggtgacagcgacgccattttcacaaacagacctgccggctcagctgcgaaaacctgatacagccggcgcctgagaaaacgaaaaatctgcgtctctcggttctggaaaacataaaagaaaaatcaatctatttgcaaaataaaacacttccatcggtctactataaaatcaactactgttcactttgcttgtcaattcatttctatttttatttttgacgcactatattatgatgcggacgaggatcgcaaacaggcaccgtagccttggctgcgtagacagctaagtatgaaacggagtatagaaccagctctgcctggctgcgatcaatcgagataaatctagtcgcgtcttgcgccgcaaagaaagcgataaggtggtgtggcggcagatttgaaaaatgaataaacactgcaaatattcgtggcAATATGGTTCATCATGGTGTGGCACCACTTAACCTTTGACCTTTCAATTCGCTGGTACAGGGAggcagaataggccgcagcgttcgtcGGGTGACCAGACtttcgcgatcagccattaattcaactgccacctgccagggtggcaagatgggcgcgctgcctattcagtgtccGTAACGCATTCAATGTTAcaggcgccaagccgcgtctactcgaccgatacatcacagctttcgctctctaacctgattctgcagtagttaaaccgcagctaattttttttcccttccagTGCGTAGTTTTAGGAATTGGTTGGGAGCAAAGTAAACCTGCCATTGGTAAGGAATAACAAGGTTAGCAAATGTGGAATCCAATATGCAAATGTGCGCAGCGCATTTGCATATCGGCAAAAAATACTCTGCCATATACTAATTACACCAAAATCTGCAGGAGTTTCAATACATGCCTTTCTTAGAATGCACTAATACTGGCCGAGCATACTGATTCAAGGAATGGAATTCACACTAGCAACAGGTATTAGGAAAGTGGAGGTGTAGTCACGAGCCTCCGGAAGAAATGTGAATAATCCGCCGAGAAAAAAGCTCGCTACAGAACGTCCCCGAAAGTATAGCCGTCACAAGAAAATTGGAGAGGGCACATAAGCTCCACCTGAGGGTTTGACACgttagcgttaatgagttaacgcCTATACATGCGAAACTGGGCATTCTCAAAATATACATTATAGGttcctgggagtccccataccgtTCCTTGCGCAATGTCTCAGCGGTTAACGCATGCGCTTCCagtctgcgatggcaggtgctgccatagaTAAAGCTTGTGCTGCACATGTTTCTCTTCCAGAGCAACCTGTCGCGAGCAATCATcaaattgccacctgccacggtagaaAGTGTGCTCACAGTTGGAACGAagaccgcacaaaaaaaaaaactaccgcgaGAAGAGAGGACGGCATGGCACAAAGAACGCTGCTATCAACTACTTTATTTTCTCAGCAattgcctttctttctttgttgtcACCGTGTTTTTGATAATAGCCACCTTTCACAATCAAAGAGGCGATAAAATCATTTATATCTCTTAATATCCAGTCTGTCAAAGATTTCTGGCGCCGCACATGTGTGACATGTAATGTGACCACCTATATGAATGTGACTAGCTGACAAAATAAACCAGTTTATAGTAGCGACCTTTTTTTGCGTTGTCTTCGTTCTGAGTATGAATGACCAGCTAGCCTGGCATCATGTTTTATTgacgcagtttgctcacaattcgttgcacaggttgtgatgacaccacagggtcacctgacctaggtggcccacataGCTTACTTTTCGGGCCACCTTTCAACAATGGCGGGTTACGCGTGACCGAGCAGAATCTTCTACCCCAGGTTATCCACAGAGTGGCCACCCCGCGGGTAGACAGGGTGGCCAACTGAGCCATCCTACCCCACTCTATTTTTCGCTCCcagcgccgacgccgacgacgaccgCGACGTTGATTGTTTCCGCACAACGGGATCTTTAATACTACAACGTTAAAAGGACACCGAAAAGGTTTAATGTAGTGACACCTAATAAGTAGAATGCTGGATAAACGAAAATAATGGCTTGGGACGTGAGCGATAAGGTCACACGACCGATAAGGTCTCGCACGGCCGAATGTCCTTTATGGGGACAAGTCTCTCCCGCAAGCGATCCACCCAATCATATTCTAGTTTGCTGTCTGAGTTTTCGCTCCAGATTTCAAAGAACGCTTCATCGAATTACCTCCTATTGCTGCGCACGCTGCACACGCAGGCGCAAGACATCGGAACCCTCGGCGACCCCGAGATGCCATGATGTGGCCGATTTCGGCACAAAGCGATACTGAAAAAAGGGAGGAAagtcttaagctccgccttaagtgtatggcGCGATAAAGTTCCAgagttaacgcccatatatgcggaattggtcatcctcAACTTCacattcatacatccctgggagtcttcatacccttcctgacgcagtggttcagcggttaagcgatgcgccagtgccctgcaatggcaggtgctcccagcggtgggccttgtgaggaccaggttgctcttcccgagtgaccaatcattatttaactgccacctgccgcggtggacaGTTCGTTCACAATCCGCTGAGCACGTTCTGATTGCGCCAATGGTTTACGTGACTGAATTGGGCCACCTTCCACATAGGTTGCTCTTGAGATTTTTCGTGGAATTTTCGCCGACGGTCAAAGACGCCGACTGCAACCCGAGCTTTTCGTCGACACAAATTACTcaacgctatcgctttaaaactGTTTCATCAAACACGCCGTCCAACCACCGCGGAAGCGCTGCGCCGAGTCAGCCAGACGCACGAGCGGGTCATCTATTCCGGCGCCTGACCGCGTGATCGCGGCTTGCCATTAAACTGCGCCGCtgcgaagaacaaacagcggtggTACTTTCACAGTTATAGCACTTagagttctttccttcctgcaTTACAGTATATAGGATAAAAAAATATTCCTCGTTTCGTGAACGGGCGCCGTTTCAATGGGCCTCCATGAAGCTGGTTCGGATGCACCGCGGTGGTGAAGCTGCGGCTCGCTGGCGAGGTGCTGCTCTTTGGGCGTGCTGATGGGCTAGGCGAGGAGCGCTTGCAAACGTGAGAAGCTGTCGCAGATGCAGCTTGGATTTCAGCAAGATCAATTAGACGAAAATGATAGGATGAGCTTGTTATTCTCGAATGTTGTGAATGAAACGCAAAAAAGAGTTCGAACACGGACAAGGGGCAACCACAACCGCAAAGCCCTTCGTGCGATGTATGTACACGTGCATGCCTCACGATTTTCTTTTTGCGCTTCATGCATCTTGTTCCTTTGCTATGAGGCTCGCGCACTTAGCCCTACCGCTATGCGCTATAGTAACAAAACTAAAGACAACGAAATGTCACTACGCACTGCACGTTGGAGCacctaagaaaaaaggaacaatgCCCTTTTTATGGCTCATTGTGGCTGCACAAATTCGAGCTCGTCTTTTGTTCCCGCGCCTGTCGATCCAGCTCGCTCTCTAGCGGGGCTTTACCTTTTGCAGCAGCGCCACAAGCAGAAAGCCAAGGCTTCCATGATAAGAGAATTTGAAAGTTCGCAACTTGCGCCTATCGCCTATGGCCGACTTCATTGCCATCGGCTGGCGCACGCGATTGTAGAACGCGGTCAAATCCTTGAAACTCTTGTCATATGCTCTGTACCTCTGTATTGCGGTTATTGGTTGGTATAAATAAAGGCGCGGAAGCAGACTTACCTTGTGTGAACACCTGGATCGCATACCGTAGttgaaggaataaaggaatggGCGAAGAAGGAGATTTCTAGAACCAGCGTTTACGCGAGTTACGCAGCAGAGCTCGAGCGTAGTAAATTCAAAACTTTAAAATTTGCAACCGCTAACATCTCGAAGAGACGCATGGGCTACGAGACATGCTCTTATGGAGGACTGCGGATTAATGTGGACCAACTATAGTTGTTTATGTGCAGTGACATCGGACAGAACACAGCCGCGAGCGTAGTATAAGTTTTGTTCGTTACAACTGCAACTTTTTCCTCGGGGTTTTGTTCCCTATTTGTCAAAACTGCCCGCTTGTTTGAAGCTAACTCCGCACTTCATAGGGTGGCCGGCTGAAACCACGCGTGCGTAACAGCTTGGCTTTCCGCTGTGCGGTAGCATTGAGTTGCAGGAGTTGTTCGCATCAGGCATCACAGCATAGCAGCATATTTGCCCCTGCCGCACTATTTCGAGCATGCTTTAACCCTTGCCCTTTTGGAGCGATAGGTTCACTTCTTGCGCACAAACCTTGAAGGTCAGTTTACGGCACAGATAAGAGTTTGAAGCGGCTTGAATTAAGAAACAATCATAAGAAAATTGTAGTGCAGGTGGAAATGGAACCAGGGCTCTGGCATGCGAGACGGGGACGCTTACATTCCGCCACAACtgtcttttttattctttattgaaCTCCGCCATGACTCCTGGAAGTGAATTAAGGCGCGTTTAAGATACGTATCTTCCAGATATGTACTCAGGCGTGCATGAGCAATTTAACTATGAGTATGTAAACTACAGATATCCCAATCAAGCGAGAAGCGATGTACGTTTCAGGTGAATATTCCTTCGTGCATAgtgtgcagtcgtagcgccatcatgcggcactcATTGAAACCCCCAACACGCAATGTGCGGAGATTTTCCAGCACACGGCGCGACCGAACTTTCGTTCCAACTAACCCCAGCCAAGTTGAACGggagccgattttttttttttttacggtctGGTTCGCTCTGGCGCCGCTGCTCCGGGCAAGCGACACAATATTATTAAAAAAATGGAGAGCTGTGCATAATACACTACATTCTGTTCTGGTTCTGGCCTTCTGAGTATAAAGGTGCAATAGTAGAACAGCGATGAGGATAAAGCCATCGCATAAGCGAGTTTTAGCGGAGCAAAGCAACGGGGAACATGGCGGAAACAGTCGACAGTCTAACGTCCGCTCGATTGCGGTAGTTACGACTTCCAGGCAGGCGATGTTTTGTCGCTTCGATGGTTTGAGAAGATTACTTTACGACACCATTTACCTGCCAGATGTGCTTACATTATAACTCCTTAGTACAGCCACGTTTGTACAACGGCACTTACAAgaagcatgcaaaaaaaatttcTGAGTGATGAATAGCATATTTAAAGGTGCACAGCTCAAATGAAACGACTGAGCAGAAGGATGAACGCTGCGGTGTGAACTTTTTTAGATGTTCGCAGCCCGAACAAAAACTGCTGACGAGAAAAAGGAAAGGAGTACGAGCGCTGTTCTTATTTAACTGCTCCAAGCATTGAATAAAAGCCCAATTCAGGCATAGCATTTTATTTTGTACATTACGAAACCTCTGTTATACCCTGCATTTGAAAAGCAGTACAGTGCATTTTGCTGGCGCTCATGTGAACCACAACACCGTCGGTGCCTTATCAGGTGGTACCCGCTGGCATTATTATCACCCTTAGTTGGACGCAGAGCACGGGACCATGCATCACAATAAAACCAAGCACTCTCGACACTTGTGCAAGGAGACGAAAGAGAAGAGAGGGCTTGGTCGAGTGGTGTGTAGatgctgtcgtctgctagtgtcgtttAATTGGGCTGCAAAGGGTACTTCTGAAACGTCCCTTTGCGATGAATTCGCTAGTCTGCTCATGTAATTGATGGCGCCACAAGTGGGCACTGGGATATAAAAGACGAAAAAGGCTGACATATTAATTGAAAAGTGAAAAATGAAATCTTAAACTGAAAGACCATGCCGCTGTTTTATTttatgcactgccaaaggctggcTTCCGCGACAGGGTCAATTAGTTCCGGTAACTTCACGATAGGGCGCGTGATGCGCCAGTCAGCCCCCTAGTGGAAATGCAGTGATGCAAAAATAGTTTTGCTTGTATAATTCTCAGGCTTACCACAAAATTTTTTGTGCCAGGCACACAATCATGCACTGCAAGCGCTGCAGTTCTGTTATATTAGTTAGTaggacaatgtcatcagcaatcTGAATGTGTTTTGAGCTCATTCTCACACAAAATAGATTTAGTGAACTACACAACACCCAGTGATTAGTGCTCTTACCTTTACAGGTCTTCTCGCTACACAATTTCTTTTAGATGAGAAGGCTCTACGAAAGGACCTTCGTCCTGAGTTCTTGATTCGCGTAGCACGTCATAGCATCCAGGTTTTAAACGCTGGAGTGCCACGTTTTCCAACGCCCATCCGTAACTCAATAGGAATCTGCTCTTCAGAACCCAGAAGGCGTAGTCGTGAAGTGATTTTATCACTTACCCAGGGTGAACAAGCAGTAATTAACAACAATGACAGTTGCTTCCCTTCGATTTTTCTCTTATCGGCTGTATTCTGTAGTAGCACTTAGCTATGATGTCGGTGCAGTTCATATGCACATTTCATTTCTAATTCTGATTAGCTTCCTTTACGTTGAGCATGGCAGGCTCAGCcacttatgtgccataaaacctaaCAAGACATGCTTCCTCTAAGGCTCCTAAGATACCGGGTATTTACGTATTTTAATGATAAAATACTGTGGGAAGCAAGTTCTGTGCGCACGACAAAAACTGCAACTGAGAATTTCGAAGTATTTTTGCAGCTACCATCTCCGCCGGACGTCTCCGTAAGCGCGCACGTCACCTCCAGCTGCTGCTCGTACAGCTTTGTTCAACTTCATCGCCGCAGCGTTCCCTGCACCCCTGTTGACAAGCTCTCCATCGTCACAATTGCGTGTCTCTGCAGTTGCAAACAACGCCCTCCAAGTGTGCTTCAAGTAAAGCGGCGTATATCCGTGGCTCGTCAGAATTCTCGGCCTGGTGCAAGGAGTGAAGAGTTTCCTGTAGTTCAGGAATCCTTCGTCGTGAACCCTTCTCACGCCCATCTTCTCGGCTACTATGCCTGTGAGAAACACGTCTTCAAGGTAGAGGTACGGCACCCCAGAGCTGCCGCGAGCCAGCAATGGGACGCTATCCCCGGACAGGAGGTACGCGGGACCAGCCAGGAAGTCCGGGTAGGATGCGTTCCGGTACGCCCTGGTGGACACGTACCACTTGCTCCGGGGGTTCCTCTGCGGCGTCCACTTCTGGGCCAGCAAGCCCCACAGCGTCCGCTTGACCCCACTCAAAGTTTGCACACGAGACGCGAGATCCCACACGTTTAAAAGCATGTCGTCGTCGATCTTGAGCAGAAGGCTGGCGTTGGGACAGTAGAGACTCGCCCAACGGACCATAGTTATGGACTTGAGAGTCAGGTTGCGGTAAGAGTCGACGAAGTCAGCCTGCAGGATGTCCCCGTATTGAGTGTCCTCGTATACGATGTTGCTCTGGTACGGCTTGAGCTTGGGCGTTCCCACGAGAAAGACGAGCTTGTACCCACGCCGGCGGGCGGCTTGACCCCAGGTACTGCGGATAGCGTTTCGCTGGGCAAAGTTAATAGAACTGGTGATAACCACAATAAGAACGGTCGTAATCCCTCTGGTGCCGGAACACAGAGTAGGCTTGTTGAGGATGTAGCGGAAAGTGTAATTATCTACAGCGTCTTCCACAGGCAAAGATTTCAGCGATGAATTTAGTTGAGTTGGGACTCCAGGCTTGTTTTTAACCAGCGAGCTTTCACTTCTTGTGGGTTCCGCCAGTGAAAAATCGTAACTGCTTTCTGCAAGTCCCGCAATATCCCAGTGGCGGCTGACGTGAGAGGCGTGTAGGTACCACAGGAAGACAATGTAAGCGGCGATGCAGGTTGTGACGCAGAGTAGCAGCTTCCGTGAGAATTTGCAGGGAATGGTCATCCCTGGCCGCTAGACGTACCATCAGGAAGGGCCTGCAGAAGCAGAAAGTAGAGAAAGGTGTTTCATTAGTGAAACACATTACGGTCATACATGATTTTCCACATGAATCCCTGGTTTCTCTTTGTGAAGTGCCCACGCAATAAATGTATGGTTTGGAGCAAAGAACAATAAATAACTTTCGATGTCAAATCAGTGGTTTATGGTGCGGTGCATATATATAGTACTCGCAACACTTAAATCCCTTCGCAATGTATTTCGACTCATTTTGCTTCAGGCCGTGCaaacttttattttgttaattAGCGGATATCACCCACGGTATCTTAACGTACTCAGGCACGACCGCGAATCCAATATTATGACGTACACCAGTACATTTGTATGTTTCTAGCCGCAACAAACGCTGCAAACATGCTTCATTGTTGTTCTTATTAGCATCTCCTGATACTACCTCTACGTCTACTTTCACGTCACTATAGTATCTTATATTATCGCGCACTGCAACTGCAATGAAGGGGTTTCAAAATACTTGGTCGCAGCAACTTCAGCCTAGTCAAACAGTCCAGTACTTATCCGAACGGGCTTTAATCTATTACATTATTTCTTTGGATGGGGAATGGAGGACCAGTTTGGGACAGCAGATCAGGAAGTCCGCTGCTATATGCGTGCCGGGGGAAGGGAGCATAATAAGAGGGCTCTTGTACGAAGAATACAGCTGTTAAGaaatgagccactgccctgcggcggcaggtgctgtcgACTTGTGGGACCCAGTTTGGTCATCCCGTGCAACCTCTCACGGCCAATCATTGATTGAACCGCCACGTGCCAcgatggacagtttgctcacaatcataTGGGCAGTTTTGATGGTTTATTGGCCACCTAGATAACAGTGCTGCCCACCGGCCAGACAGACATAtgttagaaaaggcgagaaaaagaaggaagaatacTGCCCTGTTCCGCCCCGCCGTTTCGAACAGGCTAGAGGCAACTCACCAGCCAAACAGTGGCGAAATCGGTAAATGGGGGCTGAGTGCTAGCGAGATAAAAATCCAAGcgacagcggtggctcagtggctatggtgctctgctcctgatccaaaagacgcgggttcgaccccggccgtggcgatcgcatttcgatggaggcggtatTCTAGActcccgtgtattgtgcgatagaagaactgcagattgggctagttgg containing:
- the LOC144109807 gene encoding uncharacterized protein LOC144109807, yielding MGFKFEKRKRTLALIERSDIVAWRRRYLRAIKAFRSQGRCIVYLDEAWVNAGHTRQHVWKDSTVKSSQDAFLRGLTTGLPAPSGKGGRLILVHAGSSLTGFVSGAADFFRAKKGASADYHSEMDGKYFEEWFSSKLLPNIPNSSIIVMDNAPYLSVALEKPPTTSTRKIEIQAWLTRKGISWSTDMVRAELLDLCKRTTSGHTVHAIDTLAAKHGHEVLRLPPYHCEFNPIEQVWSMVKGFVAKRNKAFTLAEVEELLPQALAHVSKEDWQIFCAHAERIEDEAWERDIIFDDEVDPVVFAIGSSSSSSEESSSELSGIEELE
- the LOC144110312 gene encoding beta-1,3-galactosyltransferase 5-like gives rise to the protein MTIPCKFSRKLLLCVTTCIAAYIVFLWYLHASHVSRHWDIAGLAESSYDFSLAEPTRSESSLVKNKPGVPTQLNSSLKSLPVEDAVDNYTFRYILNKPTLCSGTRGITTVLIVVITSSINFAQRNAIRSTWGQAARRRGYKLVFLVGTPKLKPYQSNIVYEDTQYGDILQADFVDSYRNLTLKSITMVRWASLYCPNASLLLKIDDDMLLNVWDLASRVQTLSGVKRTLWGLLAQKWTPQRNPRSKWYVSTRAYRNASYPDFLAGPAYLLSGDSVPLLARGSSGVPYLYLEDVFLTGIVAEKMGVRRVHDEGFLNYRKLFTPCTRPRILTSHGYTPLYLKHTWRALFATAETRNCDDGELVNRGAGNAAAMKLNKAVRAAAGGDVRAYGDVRRRW